In a genomic window of Ranitomeya imitator isolate aRanImi1 chromosome 5, aRanImi1.pri, whole genome shotgun sequence:
- the SHBG gene encoding sex hormone-binding globulin, with product MKLLISVSMLVIVVLLSYGGLTLGTILPEPYHDHPAKVSCPVEKPVRSSESLYIGNGNPQSVLHLEFQLSDLTSNLSSFDFRTFDPEGIIFYGDVGQDNWFVLGVRDRRLEVQMSNGNGQMVLSKWGPDMSDGKWRRVTVDSTIDTIDVKVNGEVVVMLTFQVNNELMPRSSSTLGIILGDLPANSDVQLLRPLVPALDGCLRNWAWVKKNTETLDNAMETDENRRCFENEEPGAFFPAHGYATFKSALFPTKHKDSWKLTLQLSFRVIEDGGVLLRLSGAGNVSALTITLDLEKRVLEVSLLGKLAHSLKFPPGECLKVWHTVNVVIQSNQVVLSTSEVSSSMEILPADFKAFENIWLDHDSQLSIGGTSEQAEPGVSFSGCLKITLQGTAIDFDSAQYKHPHVHSHSCPLAI from the exons GTGTCTTGTCCTGTTGAGAAGCCGGTGAGATCCTCAGAGAGTCTGTATATAGGTAATGGAAATCCGCAGAGTGTTCTGCACCTGGAATTCCAACTTTCCGATTTGACAAG TAACCTCTCCTCCTTTGATTTCCGGACATTTGATCCAGAAGGCATCATCTTTTATGGAGATGTTGGACAAGATAATTGGTTTGTACTTGGGGTCCGGGATCGTCGTCTGGAAGTACAGATGAGTAATGGAAATGGACAGATGGTTCTCTCCAAGTGGGGGCCAGATATGAGCGATGGAAAATGGAGGAGG GTGACGGTGGACAGTACCATTGACACTATTGATGTGAAAGTGAATGGAGAGGTTGTGGTGATGTTGACGTTCCAGGTGAACAATGAGCTGATGCCTCGGAGTTCCTCCACACTTGGCATCATCCTGGGTGACCTTCCTGCAAACAGTGATGTGCAGCTTCTCAGGCCG CTGGTTCCTGCTTTGGACGGGTGTTTACGTAACTGGGCCTGggtgaaaaaaaatacagaaaccCTGGACAATGCAATGGAGACGGATGAGAACCGACGCTGCTTTGAAAATGAGGAACCTGGAGCTTTCTTTCCTGCTCATGGCTATGCTACCTTCAAATCTGCTC ttTTTCCAACAAAGCACAAAGACTCCTGGAAACTGACTCTCCAGCTCTCCTTCCGAGTAATAGAAGATGGCGGGGTCCTTCTCAGACTGTCCGGAGCAGGAAACGTTTCTGCACTGACAATAACTTTGGATCTGGAAAAGCGG GTTCTGGAAGTTTCCTTACTGGGAAAATTGGCACATTCATTGAAGTTCCCACCTGGTGAATGTCTAAAAGTCTGGCATACCGTTAACGTTGTTATCCAGTCCaatcaagttgtcctgagtaccAGTGAGGTCTCATCGTCCATGGAAATTTTGCCAGCGGACTTCAAGGCTTTTGAAAACATATGGCTTGATCATGATTCTCAACTTTCTATCGGAGGCACTTCAG AACAAGCTGAGCCTGGGGTGAGTTTCTCAGGTTGTCTGAAGATAACTCTACAAGGAACAGCGATTGACTTTGACTCGGCCCAGTACAAACACCCTCATGTCCACAGTCACAGCTGCCCACTGGCAATATAG